In Vigna angularis cultivar LongXiaoDou No.4 chromosome 8, ASM1680809v1, whole genome shotgun sequence, one DNA window encodes the following:
- the LOC108343856 gene encoding subtilisin-like protease SBT1.3 — protein MAKTIMGNMGYFFTNYLLVLTMMFSANAQFAKKTYLVQMDKPVMPKAFTNHLEWYSSKLKSALSTSPEADADSEKRIIYTYQNAFHGVAAKLTEGEAKKLEAEEGVVAIFPDTKYELHTTRSPAFLGLQPQKAPNVWSEKLSGRDVIVGVLDTGIWPESESFKDISMGPVPAHWKGACEIGTGFTKSHCNKKVVGARVFYHGYEAAIGRINEQKEYKSPRDQDGHGTHTAATVGGSPVLGANLLGYANGTARGMAPGARIAAYKVCWIGGCFSSDIVSAIDKAVADGVDILSISLGGGVSSYYRDSLSVAAFGAMEKGVFVSCSAGNAGPDPASLTNVSPWITTVGASTMDRDFPAEVKLGNGKIVTGVSLYKGQSVLSIEKQYPLVYLGSNSSRVDPRSMCLEGTMDPKVVSGKIVICDRGLSPRVQKGHVVRSAGGVGMILTNTEANGEELVADCHLLPAVAIGEKEGKDLKSYVLSSQSATATLAFKGTRLGIRPSPVVAAFSSRGPNFLSLEILKPDLVAPGVNILAAWSEAIGPSGLKVDNRREKFNILSGTSMSCPHVSGVAAFLKARHPEWSPAAIKSALMTTAYVLDNTKKTLTDASTAKPSSPYDHGSGHIDPIRALDPGLVYDIEPQDYFEFLCTQNLTPTQLQVFAKYSNRSCKHSLASPGDLNYPAISSIFTQKTATSFSRPVIVHRTVTNVGPPDSKYQVVISPFEGASVKVEPETLNFTKEHQKLSYKITFTPRVRQTSPEFGSLVWKNGLHTVRSPIVITWLAPPM, from the coding sequence ATGGCCAAGACCATAATGGGAAACATGGgatatttttttacaaactaTCTTCTAGTTCTAACAATGATGTTCTCAGCAAATGCTCAATTTGCTAAGAAGACTTACCTCGTTCAAATGGATAAGCCAGTAATGCCAAAAGCCTTCACCAACCACCTTGAATGGTATTCATCAAAGCTGAAATCGGCACTGTCCACATCTCCAGAAGCTGATGCGGACAGTGAGAAGAGAATTATCTACACTTACCAGAATGCTTTTCATGGTGTTGCAGCTAAGTTGACTGAAGGAGAAGCTAAGAAGCTAGAGGCTGAAGAAGGAGTTGTGGCCATATTCCCAGATACAAAGTATGAGCTACACACTACAAGAAGTCCTGCATTCCTCGGGCTTCAACCACAAAAAGCCCCTAACGTGTGGTCAGAAAAGCTTTCTGGCCGTGATGTTATAGTGGGAGTGTTAGATACTGGGATTTGGCCAGAGAGTGAAAGCTTCAAAGATATAAGCATGGGTCCAGTACCTGCTCATTGGAAAGGTGCCTGTGAGATTGGAACAGGATTCACAAAAAGTCACTGCAATAAAAAGGTTGTGGGGGCAAGAGTGTTCTACCATGGATATGAAGCAGCAATTGGTAGAATTAATGAGCAGAAGGAGTACAAATCACCAAGAGATCAAGATGGGCATGGCACTCACACAGCAGCTACAGTTGGTGGCTCTCCTGTGCTTGGGGCTAACCTTCTTGGTTATGCTAATGGCACAGCAAGAGGAATGGCACCAGGTGCAAGGATTGCAGCTTACAAAGTGTGTTGGATTGGTGGGTGCTTTAGCTCAGATATTGTGTCAGCTATTGATAAAGCTGTGGCTGATGGAGTGGATATTCTTTCCATCTCTTTGGGTGGTGGAGTCTCCTCTTATTACCGTGATAGTTTATCTGTTGCTGCATTTGGAGCAATGGAGAAGGGTGTTTTTGTTTCATGTTCTGCAGGAAATGCAGGACCTGATCCTGCCAGCCTCACCAATGTTTCACCATGGATCACCACAGTTGGAGCCAGCACAATGGATAGAGATTTTCCAGCAGAAGTTAAGCTTGGAAATGGTAAGATAGTGACTGGAGTTTCACTCTACAAAGGGCAAAGTGTGCTTTCAATTGAGAAACAATACCCTTTGGTGTACTTGGGGAGCAACTCTAGCAGGGTTGATCCAAGATCCATGTGCTTGGAAGGGACTATGGATCCTAAAGTGGTTTCAGGAAAGATAGTTATATGTGATAGAGGCCTTAGTCCTAGAGTGCAGAAGGGTCATGTGGTGAGAAGTGCAGGAGGGGTGGGAATGATTCTCACAAATACTGAAGCTAATGGAGAAGAACTAGTTGCTGATTGCCATCTCCTTCCAGCAGTTGCAATaggagaaaaagaaggaaaagatcTCAAAAGTTATGTCCTATCTAGTCAAAGTGCTACTGCAACTCTAGCTTTTAAAGGTACGAGGTTGGGAATAAGGCCATCTCCTGTAGTGGCAGCATTTTCATCAAGAGGGCCAAATTTTCTCAGCCTTGAAATTCTGAAGCCTGATTTAGTAGCTCCTGGGGTGAACATTCTTGCTGCTTGGAGTGAGGCCATTGGTCCATCAGGTTTGAAAGTGGACAACAGGAGAGAGAAGTTCAATATACTCTCTGGAACCTCAATGTCATGCCCACATGTGAGTGGTGTAGCAGCCTTTCTCAAAGCCAGGCACCCTGAGTGGAGCCCTGCTGCTATAAAATCTGCTTTGATGACAACTGCTTATGTTCTTGACAACACCAAAAAAACTCTCACAGATGCCTCAACTGCTAAACCTTCAAGTCCTTATGATCATGGTTCTGGACACATTGACCCTATCAGAGCTCTGGACCCTGGTTTGGTATATGACATAGAGCCACAGGACTACTTTGAATTCCTATGCACACAGAATCTGACTCCAACCCAACTACAAGTTTTTGCCAAATATTCCAACAGATCTTGCAAACACTCTCTTGCGAGTCCAGGGGACTTGAACTACCCAGCCATATCATCAATCTTTACCCAGAAAACAGCCACTTCATTCTCTAGACCTGTGATTGTTCACAGAACTGTCACCAATGTTGGCCCACCTGATTCCAAATACCAAGTTGTGATCTCACCATTCGAAGGTGCTTCTGTCAAAGTTGAGCCAGAAACTCTAAATTTCACAAAAGAACACCAAAAGCTGTCTTACAAGATTACATTCACGCCAAGGGTTCGGCAAACATCTCCTGAATTTGGAAGTCTGGTATGGAAGAATGGTTTGCACACTGTGAGAAGCCCCATTGTGATAACATGGCTGGCACCACCAATGTGA